One segment of Vicia villosa cultivar HV-30 ecotype Madison, WI unplaced genomic scaffold, Vvil1.0 ctg.001287F_1_1, whole genome shotgun sequence DNA contains the following:
- the LOC131634378 gene encoding syntaxin-121-like gives MNDLFSGSFSRFRSTDQVSPDNHHHVIELSSPNTAQSGVHLDKFFEEVEAVKEELKELDRLYENLRTSNERSKSLHTAKSVKDVRSSMDNDVSIALKKAKLVKTRLEALDRSNEASRSLPGAGPGSSSDRTRTSVVSGLRKKLKDSMDSFNNLRQQISSEYRETVQRRYYTVTGENPDDKTVDLLISTGESETFLQKAIQQQGRANIMDTIQEIQERHDTVKEIERNLLALHQVFMDMSVLVQSQGEQLDNIESHVARANSYVRGGVQQLHVARKHQKNTRKWTCIAILILLIIILIIVLPIVLKK, from the exons ATGAATGACTTATTCTCCGGCTCATTCTCCCGGTTCCGCAGCACCGATCAAGTCTCACCGGACAACCACCACCACGTCATCGAATTATCATCTCCGAACACCGCTCAAAGCGGTGTCCACCTCGACAAATTCTTCGAAGAAGTCGAAGCGGTTAAAGAGGAACTCAAAGAACTCGACCGTCTCTACGAAAATCTCCGAACCTCCAACGAGAGGAGTAAAAGTCTCCATACTGCAAAATCTGTAAAAGATGTTCGCTCCAGCATGGATAATGATGTGTCTATTGCTTTGAAGAAAGCTAAACTTGTTAAGACCCGGCTCGAGGCGCTTGACCGGTCCAACGAGGCTAGTAGGAGTTTGCCTGGCGCTGGACCAGGTTCATCCTCGGACCGGACTAGAACATCTGTGGTGAGTGGTTTAAGAAAAAAACTGAAGGACTCTATGGATAGCTTTAACAACCTTAGACAACAGATATCATCAGAATATAGAGAAACCGTACAACGTCGATACTATACTGTCACCGGAGAGAATCCAGATGATAAAACCGTTGACCTCCTCATTTCCACTG GTGAAAGTGAAACGTTTTTACAAAAAGCGATTCAGCAGCAAGGGAGAGCAAACATCATGGACACAATCCAAGAGATTCAAGAGAGACATGACACAGtgaaagagatagagagaaatCTCCTGGCACTCCACCAAGTGTTCATGGACATGTCTGTTCTGGTTCAGTCACAAGGAGAACAGTTGGATAATATTGAAAGCCACGTGGCACGTGCTAATTCGTACGTGAGAGGTGGGGTCCAGCAGTTGCATGTTGCTAGGAAGCACCAGAAGAATACCCGAAAGTGGACTTGTATTGCTATTTTGATACTTCTCATTATCATCTTGATCATAGTTTTGCCTATTGTTCTTAAAAAATAG